The following coding sequences lie in one Moritella viscosa genomic window:
- a CDS encoding putative lipoprotein yields the protein MLKKIFVAVCTASLVACGGSGGGDSRTAPTKSASNPEVINVSFKNLDGDVIELGDELKGSYTFISASIPTAKDASDIFWEIGGNLVHKGSRYRIPMDNNYVGLEIHFCVNPINRGDRLEGNKTCSTPLLIDSKYVPATPKVSIPNAATNNIVGSPLNVWVFDDSDYSTTIQWYRNSQPILGITQDQYQLTSDDEGQKVSVCVFDKKTKIKLACSGKTNAIQPQQGERPDVDLTPLPRNIEIGQSLYLTYNFSDRDSDKEDTSKTSFNWYKNGTRVASTRSLQLKDSMVGAKLKGCVTAYAQTGLPKNSVVTCTPEETVWAVKDSKPRAMNIRIQGVRFGEHTLSGQYKYFDLNNDHQTSSLFEWSVIKNNIDTVVSRAQNYTLQISDEGKGNQIRFCVTPVNAKEKGSIECVTEDIAWFEGHGEFKEGGVITPYLAGYPDFKLSYWKSASKMLTTAMALDFTDNKVKPLAVDTADTSFSNLYPISLCVSVDDDIQNDDDICREMKANNKLKGGMIFDFNDHSRIAMNYKREVNVIVAGNKYRIRRPYTWAEFKELNLDKDPGFLSAEPSIIREGGNIVKGLKMTPKQANDFCLRTYGAPGVISSAINFSDGVIPSGKHQWPIYLSTQAYVTKEPNGMFVINSNKYIPADMNGKYAFACLAVAP from the coding sequence ATGTTGAAAAAAATATTCGTTGCTGTTTGTACCGCATCACTAGTTGCTTGCGGCGGTAGCGGAGGTGGAGACAGCCGTACTGCACCTACGAAGAGTGCATCAAATCCTGAAGTAATAAACGTATCATTCAAAAATTTAGACGGGGATGTGATTGAACTTGGTGATGAATTGAAGGGCTCATACACTTTTATTTCTGCAAGTATCCCAACTGCAAAAGATGCATCAGATATATTTTGGGAAATAGGAGGTAACTTAGTTCATAAAGGTAGTCGCTATCGTATCCCAATGGACAATAATTATGTCGGACTTGAAATACATTTTTGTGTTAATCCGATTAACCGAGGGGATCGTTTAGAAGGAAATAAAACGTGTTCGACACCACTACTTATCGATAGTAAATATGTACCTGCTACGCCTAAAGTATCAATTCCTAATGCCGCAACCAATAATATTGTTGGTTCTCCTTTAAATGTTTGGGTATTTGATGACAGTGATTATTCTACTACCATTCAGTGGTACCGAAATAGTCAACCAATCTTAGGTATAACTCAAGACCAATATCAATTAACCAGTGATGATGAAGGCCAGAAAGTTTCAGTTTGTGTATTCGATAAGAAAACAAAAATTAAATTAGCTTGCTCAGGTAAAACCAACGCAATTCAACCACAGCAGGGTGAGCGACCAGACGTTGATTTGACGCCGCTACCTCGCAATATTGAGATAGGTCAAAGCCTATATCTAACTTACAATTTCTCAGACCGTGATAGCGATAAAGAAGATACTAGTAAAACATCTTTTAACTGGTATAAAAATGGAACGAGAGTTGCTTCGACACGATCACTGCAGCTCAAAGATAGTATGGTAGGGGCTAAGTTAAAAGGCTGTGTGACAGCTTATGCTCAAACAGGTTTGCCTAAAAACAGTGTCGTAACTTGTACTCCAGAAGAAACCGTCTGGGCTGTTAAAGATTCAAAGCCACGCGCAATGAATATTAGGATACAGGGGGTTCGTTTTGGTGAGCATACCTTATCCGGCCAATATAAATACTTTGATTTAAACAACGATCACCAAACAAGTAGTCTATTTGAATGGAGTGTGATTAAAAATAACATTGATACTGTTGTTAGCCGAGCTCAAAATTACACGCTACAAATTAGCGACGAAGGTAAAGGTAATCAAATTCGATTCTGTGTTACCCCCGTGAATGCAAAAGAGAAAGGCAGTATAGAATGTGTAACCGAAGACATTGCATGGTTTGAAGGACACGGTGAATTTAAAGAAGGTGGTGTGATTACACCCTACTTAGCAGGTTATCCAGATTTTAAACTGTCTTATTGGAAGTCAGCTTCTAAAATGCTAACGACAGCAATGGCGTTAGATTTTACAGATAATAAAGTAAAACCACTAGCTGTCGATACTGCGGACACTAGCTTTAGTAATCTATATCCTATATCGCTATGTGTGTCAGTCGACGATGACATTCAAAATGATGATGATATTTGTCGAGAAATGAAAGCGAACAACAAACTAAAGGGCGGAATGATTTTTGACTTTAATGATCATAGCCGCATAGCAATGAACTATAAACGTGAAGTAAATGTAATTGTAGCAGGGAATAAATATCGTATTAGACGTCCATATACATGGGCAGAATTTAAAGAACTAAATTTAGATAAAGATCCTGGATTTCTTTCTGCCGAGCCAAGCATCATTCGAGAAGGGGGCAATATAGTAAAGGGGCTTAAAATGACACCGAAACAAGCCAATGATTTTTGTTTACGCACCTATGGTGCACCAGGGGTTATTAGCTCTGCAATTAATTTTAGTGACGGTGTTATTCCGTCAGGTAAGCACCAATGGCCTATCTACCTTTCGACACAAGCGTATGTTACAAAAGAGCCAAATGGGATGTTTGTTATTAATTCTAATAAGTACATACCCGCAGACATGAATGGTAAATATGCCTTTGCGTGTTTGGCTGTCGCACCGTAG